The following coding sequences lie in one Lolium perenne isolate Kyuss_39 chromosome 2, Kyuss_2.0, whole genome shotgun sequence genomic window:
- the LOC127336572 gene encoding transcription factor bHLH94 — MTLDAMCAATDVLVYNTFNAAAASSFHFGNAGGASTEGAASWMAGSAMVAPPVSVAMPAQEEGEKVQAGRRKRRRRAMVCRNREDAESQRMTHIAVERNRRRQMNDYLAELRSLMPESYAHRGDQASIVGGAIDFVKELEQLLQSLEAQKCTLLAQKQQQQQQQQLLVPDPMPAPSNAVMAAAATTSSGSGAGEETPAPAATHDTTGTPFAGFFTYPQYVWRLPARDGADDNRAGLADVEVTLVETHASVRVMAPRLPGQLLTMVAGMERLRLAVLHLNVTTLGSLALYSLSVKVEEGCGLATADDIAAAVHQLLCFIDAETTSRRLLELHGGRPDLQS, encoded by the exons ATGACGTTGGACGCCATGTGCGCGGCCACCGACGTCCTCGTCTACAACACCTTCAACGCTGCCGCCGCCAGCAGCTTCCACTTCGGCAATGCCGGCGGCGCGAGCACGGAGGGCGCCGCCAGCTGGATGGCTGGGTCTGCGATGGTGGCGCCGCCGGTGTCCGTGGCAATGCCGGCGCAAGAAGAGGGGGAGAAGGTGCAGGCGGGGAGGAGGAAGCGCCGGCGGCGGGCGATGGTCTGCAGGAACCGCGAGGACGCCGAGAGCCAGCGGATGACGCACATCGCCGTCGAGCGCAACCGCCGCCGCCAGATGAACGACTACCTCGCCGAGCTCCGGTCCCTCATGCCGGAGTCCTACGCCCACCGG GGCGACCAGGCATCCATTGTCGGCGGCGCCATCGATTTCGTCAAGGAGCTCGAGCAGCTGCTGCAATCCCTCGAGGCGCAGAAGTGCACTCTGCTAGCGCAGaaacaacagcagcagcagcagcagcagctgctcGTTCCTGACCCAATGCCAGCACCGAGCAACGCCGTCATGGCAGCCGCGGCGACGACGAGCAGCGGCAGCGGCGCGGGCGAGGAGACACCGGCGCCGGCGGCAACGCACGACACGACAGGCACGCCGTTCGCGGGGTTCTTCACGTACCCGCAGTACGTGTGGCGCCTTCCGGCGCGGGACGGCGCGGACGACAACCGCGCCGGGTTGGCGGACGTCGAGGTGACCCTGGTGGAGACGCACGCCAGCGTGCGGGTGATGGCGCCGCGGCTGCCGGGGCAGCTGCTCACGATGGTCGCCGGGATGGAGCGGCTGAGGCTCGCCGTCTTGCACCTCAACGTCACCACGCTCGGCTCACTCGCGCTCTACTCCCTCAGTGTCAAG GTGGAGGAAGGGTGCGGCCTGGCGACGGCAGATGACATCGCGGCGGCAGTGCACCAGTTGCTCTGCTTCATCGATGCCGAGACGACGTCGCGGCGGCTGCTCGAGCTCCACGGTGGCCGGCCGGACCTTCAAAGTTAG